GAAACCACCAGCGGAATGTTGACGTGGGTCCACTTATTGACCAGCGCCCCCATCACAAACAGGCCGAGAATAGACGCCCCTTCCGTCAGTTTCTGCAGGAAGCCGCCGCCCATATCTTTAACGATATCGACCCCTTTACGGTAACCGTAGGCCACACCGTAATAGCGGGTCAGCAGGCGCACCAGGTTAAACAGAATAAAGAACAGCAGCGGCCCGAGCAGGCTACCGCTCATGGCGATCCCGGCCCCCAGTGCGGCGAAGACCGGGCGCACGGTTCCCCAGAAGATAGGGTCACCGACACCGGCCAGTGGCCCCATCAGGCCCACTTTGAGCCCGTTGATGGCGCCGTCGTCGATCTCTGCCCCGTTCGCGCGCTGCTCTTCCATCGCCAGGGTTACCCCCAGCACTGGTGCGGCCACATACGGGTGGGTGTTAAAGAACTCCAGGTGGCGCTTAATCGCCTGGCGGCGGGCTTCGTTATTTTCCGGGTACAGGCGGCGAATTGCCGGCACCATAGAGAAGCAGAACCCCAGCGCCTGCATACGTTCAAAGTTCCATGAACCCTGAAACAGGTTAGAGCGGATAAATACCCCGCGAATATCACCGGGCGTGAGTTTCTTTTCCGTTTGAGTGGTAGTGTCAACCATTGCGCTCACCTTTTAGTCCAGTTCGTTGTCGAGGTCGTTAGCAGCACTCGCCTGAGCAGGCGCAGCAGCAGAACGGTTGTATTTCGGGCTCAGCTGGATATACAGCACCGCCATCACGGCACCAATCACACCCAGTGCCACCAGGTTAAACTCGGTGAACGCCGCAGTCACAAAGCCCAGGTAGAAGAACGGCATCAGGTAGCCTGCGCGCATCATGTTGATGACCATCGCATAACCGACAACCACAATCATGCCGCCAGCGATATTCAGGCCAGAGGTGATCACTTCCGGAATGGAGTTCAGCATGCTCTGTACTTCGCTGGTGCCCACGGAAATCGCCACAATCACGGCCGGGATCGCAATACGCATCGCCTGGAGGAACAACGAGCAGACATGCAGCCAGGACAGGGCGGTCAGGTTGCCTTTTTCCGCCGCGCTGTCTGCCGCGTGCTGGAAACCCACGGTAATGGTACGCACCACAATGGTCAGTACCTGGCCTGCTGCCGCCAGCGGAATGGCCAGCGCAATACCGGCGCCAATGCTCTGGTGGCCGGCAATAACCAGAATGGTGGAAATAATCGAGGCCAGCGCCGCATCAGGGGCCACGGCGGCACCGATGTTCATCCAGCCCAGGGCTATCATCTCCAGAGTACCGCCGATGATAATCCCGGTTTTCATATCGCCAAGAACGGCGCCAATCAGGGTACAGGCGATCAGTGGGCGGTGGAACTGGAACTCATCGAGCACCGACTCCATACCGGCAATACAGGCCACAATGAACACCAGCACAATTTGAAGCGTGGTTATCTCCATTGTACTTCTCCTATAAACAATTCCAGATTACGGGGGGTTATCTGTGTCGGTGAAAAATCAGGCCGGGCCCTATTTATTCACTTTACTGATAAGGTCCATCATTTTTAATTTTGCATCGGTAGAGACTTTGCGGGCTTCCAGCTCAATACCCTGCTGGTTCAGCCAGGTGAAGGCATCAATATCTTTCTGGTCAACGGAGATGGCGTTATTAACCTGCGTTTTGCCCTGGTGGAATGCCATACCGCCAATATTCACCGACGTAATTTTCACGCCGCCTTTTACCAGACGCTCCACATCGGTGGGGTTGGTAAACAGCAGCATCACGCGCTCACCGGCATATTTAGGGTTGTTATAGACCCGGATCATCTTCGCCACATCCACCACGTGGGCAGTGACCCCGGGAGGGGCGACCTGGGTCAGCAGCGTTTTGCGCACCGTATCGGCGGCCACTTCATCGCTGACGACGATAATGCGCTTCACATTGGTCTCTTTGGTCCAGCGGGTGGCGACCTGGCCGTGGATCAACCGGTCGTCGATACGGGCCAGGCCGATAACCATATAGTCGCCCGCTGCCATGGGCCTGGCCGGTGCTGCCGCTGCCGCCGCTTTGGGGGCCGGGGCGGGCTTCTCAACCGGCTGCGCTTTGAGGGCCTTAACCCCTTCGCGGCCGGTTTCAACGGCAATGCTGACCAGCTCATCAAATGAGGGGTTGTCATCCCGGGCCATAAATGTTTCTACCAGCATCGGAATATTGACCCCGGCAACCACTTCATACTGCGCCTTGTCGACCACAATCCGGCTGGCGGCATTAAACGGGCTGCCCCCCCAGGTATCGACCAGAAATAACACGCCGTGGCTGGTGTCCAGTTTTTCCAGTTGAGCGTTATATTTTTCGATCAGGGTGTCGGCGTTCTCCCCGGGGACGAAATCTATCCAGCCCACATTTTCCTGCTCGCCTAACAGCATTTCAGCCGTTTTCAGCAGCTGCTCCGCTGCCCAGCCGTGTGTGCCTATGACAATAGCAATAGTCACTTGCTACCTCCTGTTTGCCATTAACACACTTCTGATGAAGTGTGTATAAAATGAATCAGCCACCAAAGGGACTTGAATCGATTCAAATAACAAAAATAGAACTTCTGTTTAATCCGGGATTTATTTTAGATACCGAAAAAATAATTTTTGTGATGCAGTTCCGTAATTTATCCAACAAAAACGAAGAATTTTGCAACAATGAGAGATGTAAAGGGTGTGTTTTGCAAAGACACGTAAATCTTTACATGTGGGGAAAAAGTCTCTGTTAATGTAGCGCGGTGTTTAACAACCAGGAGTAAAGGGTAATTCCCAGTTTATGGACCGTCACCGATGGCTTTCCTTCAGCAGTTTGCCTCCCTCTGAGGCCAGCATATTACCAGGCGATATCCGCTATTTTCTCATAACCTCACTACATGCTAATCCTTCCCGGGGTGCGTCATGGAATTCTTAATGGATCCGACAATCTGGGCCGGCCTGCTGACGCTGGTTGTGCTGGAGATTGTGCTCGGTATTGATAACCTTGTATTTATTGCCATTCTGGCGGATAAACTGCCGCCAAAACAGCGCGACAAGGCGCGGGTACTTGGCCTGTGTCTGGCGCTGTTTATGCGCCTTGGTCTGCTCTCCCTGATCTCCTGGATGGTTACCCTGACCCGGCCACTGTTCAGCCTGTGGGATTTCACCTTCTCCGGGCGGGATCTGATTATGCTGGTGGGGGGGCTGTTCTTGCTGTTTAAAGCCACCACTGAGCTGCACGAGCGGCTGGAAAACCGCCAGCACGAAGGGGCGCACGGTAAGGGATACGCCAGCTTCTGGGTTGTGGTGCTGCAAATCGTGGTGCTGGATGCGGTGTTCTCACTGGATGCGGTAATTACCGCCGTGGGGATGGTCAACGATCTGCCTATTATGATCGCCGCCGTGGTGATAGCCATGGGCGTGATGCTGCTGGCCTCAAAGTCGCTGACCCGTTTTGTGAACCAGCATCCGACCATTGTGGTGCTGTGCCTGAGCTTCCTGCTGATGATCGGCCTGAGCCTGGTGGCGGAAGGTTTCGGGTTCCATATTCCCAAAGGCTACCTGTATGCGGCGATCGGCTTCTCAATCCTGATTGAGCTGTTTAACCAGATTGCCCGGCGCAACTTTGTTAAGCACCAGTCTGCGCTGCCCCTGCGTGCCCGTACCGCTGCGGCGGTACTGAGCCTGATGCAGGGCAAACGCCGGGGGGCCGGTGAGCCGCAGGAGGAAGATATGGCCCGCGCACTGGTGCCGGTGTCTGGTGAAGCCTTCGTGGAAGAAGAGCGCTACATGATAAACGGCGTCCTTACTCTTGCGGAGCGCTCCCTGCGCAGCATTATGACCCCGCGCGGCGAGATAAGCTGGGTGGATGCCAGCCGTGGCGAAGCGGAGATCCGCGAGCAGTTGCTCTCGTCGCCCCACAGCCTGTTCCCGGTTTGCCGGGGGGAGCTGGATGAGCTTATCGGCGTGGTGCGGGCCAAAGAGCTGCTGGTGGCGCTGGAGCAGGGCGTTGATGTGGCGGCAATGGCCGCGAGATCACCGGCGATTGTGGTGCCGGAAACCCTGGATCCCATAAACCTGCTCAGCATCTTACGCCGGGCGAAAGGGAGCTTCGTGATTGTGAATAACGAGTTTGGCGTGGTGCAGGGGCTGGTCACACCGCTGGACGTGCTGGAAGCCATTGCCGGTGAATTCCCGGATGCGGATGAAACCCCGGAGATCGTGGCAGACGGCGACGGCTGGCTGGTGAAGGGCTCAACGGATCTGCACGCGCTGCAACAGCGGCTGGGTGGGCTTTCGCTGGCCGGTGATGATGATATCGCAACCGTAGCGGGCCTGGTGATCGCCGCCAATGGCCACATTCCCCGCGCCGGGGATGTGATTCATGTGCTCCCGCTGCATATTGAAGTCCGCGAGGCGAATGACTACCGGGTAGATTTAGTGCGTATTACCCGGGATCCAGCCCCGGAGTCACACGAAGAGGCGTAATAATTTCACGCTGTGAAACAGACAGCGCGAAATAACAAGGGCACCGGGATAACCGGTGCCCTTTGTCGTTAAAGGTGCAGCGGATTATTTCTTCCGGATACTGATTTGCCACTGGGCGGCGCCGGTCTGCTGAAAATCCGTGACCGTATGGCCTTCTTCTGCCGCCCAGCGGGGCAGGCTTTCGGTTGCCTGGGCGCAGTCATAGGCGATAACCAGCAGATCCCCGCAGGCGAGCTTCGCCATCTGTTTTTTGGCTTCAATCAGCGGGAACGGGCACAGTTTACCGGTGGTATCCAGCGTGACAGTGTTCATAGGTGTTATCATCCTTTTGCTTTAGCGAATGTGAACGGGTGAATAATCGTAAACCAGCTGACTATCCAGCTCCCCAGCAGAATACAGGGGACAAACAGCCACCCCTGCCATGAAAACCACGCGGTATTTACCACCGTGTTGCCCAGCATACATCCCCCGGCCAGGCCGCTGCCGATCCCCATCAGGCCGCCACCTGCCAGGCTGCGCGCCATGGCGGGCCAGCCGGGAAAACGCCAGCGCAGCTCTTCACTTTTCCAGGCGGCCAGCAGTGCCCCGGCGACGATCCCGGTAAGCAGGTAACCGGCCCAGCCGAAGAACCCGGTATTACCGGTGGTAATCAGTGAGAACAGCTGTGCGCTCGGGCCGCTTATCCCAAGGCCACCCACCCGGCCAGACGCCAGGCTTGAGGGCCACGCCAGCAGCGCAATAAGCCCGATAAGCAGTGCGCTGAAAAACGGGTGCCAGCGGGCTTCAAACAGCCAGTGCGCCAGCCCCTGTTTACGCGGGGCCAGTTGCGCTACCGGCGGGGTTTTACGGCTCAGATGGCGCCAGACCAGCCAGCCGGTGAGCAGGCTCAGGGCGCATACCGCATACCAGGGGGAGATGCCAAACGTCTGAGGCAGGGAGGCGTGGCTAATGGCGGGGCCATTGAGCGGGGCAAAGAGCGACTTACCCTGAGGCTGGCGAATGTACCAGCTGGAGACCACAAAACCGACGACCGCCACGATACTGCCGGCTAATCCTTCCGCCGCCCGATACCAGGCCCCGGTTGAGCAGGATCCTGCCAGCCCCATCCCCAGGCCGAACATCAGGCCGCCACACAGGGTCGCCAGCCAGTGAAACGCGCCAGCAGGCAGCTGCGCCCAGCCCAGTTCGATAAACGCGAACAGGCCGATACTTTGCAGGGTGATGATAATCAGCATGGCGACAATCATGCGAGTGTCGCGAAACAGGTAG
This Shimwellia blattae DSM 4481 = NBRC 105725 DNA region includes the following protein-coding sequences:
- a CDS encoding PTS mannose transporter subunit IID — translated: MVDTTTQTEKKLTPGDIRGVFIRSNLFQGSWNFERMQALGFCFSMVPAIRRLYPENNEARRQAIKRHLEFFNTHPYVAAPVLGVTLAMEEQRANGAEIDDGAINGLKVGLMGPLAGVGDPIFWGTVRPVFAALGAGIAMSGSLLGPLLFFILFNLVRLLTRYYGVAYGYRKGVDIVKDMGGGFLQKLTEGASILGLFVMGALVNKWTHVNIPLVVSRITDQTGAEKVTTVQTILDQLMPGLVPLLLTFACMWLLRKKVNALWIIVGFFVIGIVGYAIGLLGL
- a CDS encoding PTS mannose/fructose/sorbose transporter subunit IIC, which produces MEITTLQIVLVFIVACIAGMESVLDEFQFHRPLIACTLIGAVLGDMKTGIIIGGTLEMIALGWMNIGAAVAPDAALASIISTILVIAGHQSIGAGIALAIPLAAAGQVLTIVVRTITVGFQHAADSAAEKGNLTALSWLHVCSLFLQAMRIAIPAVIVAISVGTSEVQSMLNSIPEVITSGLNIAGGMIVVVGYAMVINMMRAGYLMPFFYLGFVTAAFTEFNLVALGVIGAVMAVLYIQLSPKYNRSAAAPAQASAANDLDNELD
- the yoaE gene encoding CNNM family cation transport protein YoaE, which produces MEFLMDPTIWAGLLTLVVLEIVLGIDNLVFIAILADKLPPKQRDKARVLGLCLALFMRLGLLSLISWMVTLTRPLFSLWDFTFSGRDLIMLVGGLFLLFKATTELHERLENRQHEGAHGKGYASFWVVVLQIVVLDAVFSLDAVITAVGMVNDLPIMIAAVVIAMGVMLLASKSLTRFVNQHPTIVVLCLSFLLMIGLSLVAEGFGFHIPKGYLYAAIGFSILIELFNQIARRNFVKHQSALPLRARTAAAVLSLMQGKRRGAGEPQEEDMARALVPVSGEAFVEEERYMINGVLTLAERSLRSIMTPRGEISWVDASRGEAEIREQLLSSPHSLFPVCRGELDELIGVVRAKELLVALEQGVDVAAMAARSPAIVVPETLDPINLLSILRRAKGSFVIVNNEFGVVQGLVTPLDVLEAIAGEFPDADETPEIVADGDGWLVKGSTDLHALQQRLGGLSLAGDDDIATVAGLVIAANGHIPRAGDVIHVLPLHIEVREANDYRVDLVRITRDPAPESHEEA
- a CDS encoding YeeE/YedE family protein, with amino-acid sequence MTGLFLGFLLGFIMQRGRFCMAGGFRDLYLFRDTRMIVAMLIIITLQSIGLFAFIELGWAQLPAGAFHWLATLCGGLMFGLGMGLAGSCSTGAWYRAAEGLAGSIVAVVGFVVSSWYIRQPQGKSLFAPLNGPAISHASLPQTFGISPWYAVCALSLLTGWLVWRHLSRKTPPVAQLAPRKQGLAHWLFEARWHPFFSALLIGLIALLAWPSSLASGRVGGLGISGPSAQLFSLITTGNTGFFGWAGYLLTGIVAGALLAAWKSEELRWRFPGWPAMARSLAGGGLMGIGSGLAGGCMLGNTVVNTAWFSWQGWLFVPCILLGSWIVSWFTIIHPFTFAKAKG
- a CDS encoding sulfurtransferase TusA family protein → MNTVTLDTTGKLCPFPLIEAKKQMAKLACGDLLVIAYDCAQATESLPRWAAEEGHTVTDFQQTGAAQWQISIRKK
- the manX gene encoding PTS mannose transporter subunit IIAB is translated as MTIAIVIGTHGWAAEQLLKTAEMLLGEQENVGWIDFVPGENADTLIEKYNAQLEKLDTSHGVLFLVDTWGGSPFNAASRIVVDKAQYEVVAGVNIPMLVETFMARDDNPSFDELVSIAVETGREGVKALKAQPVEKPAPAPKAAAAAAPARPMAAGDYMVIGLARIDDRLIHGQVATRWTKETNVKRIIVVSDEVAADTVRKTLLTQVAPPGVTAHVVDVAKMIRVYNNPKYAGERVMLLFTNPTDVERLVKGGVKITSVNIGGMAFHQGKTQVNNAISVDQKDIDAFTWLNQQGIELEARKVSTDAKLKMMDLISKVNK